In the Paenibacillus pabuli genome, one interval contains:
- a CDS encoding prohibitin family protein yields the protein MKNLKTFKVGAISVALVIIVGVVLVSFFVTRIPNGYVGVVYSPNGGVKDNTLSQGWKLVGAFDKVTKYPIRIQTVEYKDIQIATSDGKNITIDFAYNYQVEPSQVSSIFNTFGPISIQEIEDTYLKTRFRDAARKGISKFTVIDVYGEKSSEAGVDVQQRFADDVKELGFIVSNVTVGVPQPDAKTQEAIDKRVEASQELERKTTELEIAKKEAERKRVEAQGNADKLLIEAEGQAKANKELQQSLTSQLVQYETIKKWDGVLPYVSGSNTPMIQLPTAAAKTEEVK from the coding sequence ATGAAGAATCTAAAGACGTTTAAGGTAGGAGCCATTTCAGTAGCTTTAGTGATTATTGTGGGGGTAGTATTGGTAAGCTTTTTTGTGACACGAATTCCTAACGGTTATGTTGGCGTTGTCTATTCACCAAATGGGGGCGTAAAAGATAATACGCTGAGTCAGGGATGGAAGTTGGTTGGTGCTTTTGATAAGGTAACCAAATATCCAATTAGAATTCAAACCGTTGAATACAAAGATATACAGATTGCTACGTCTGACGGAAAAAACATCACAATCGATTTTGCTTACAACTATCAAGTAGAACCAAGCCAAGTGTCTTCGATCTTCAATACCTTTGGACCCATTAGCATTCAAGAAATTGAAGATACATATCTGAAAACACGTTTTCGTGATGCTGCCCGGAAAGGTATTTCTAAATTTACTGTAATTGATGTATATGGCGAAAAATCATCTGAGGCTGGCGTAGACGTTCAACAACGTTTCGCAGACGATGTCAAAGAGCTAGGATTCATTGTATCCAATGTGACCGTTGGTGTTCCTCAACCAGATGCGAAAACCCAAGAAGCCATAGATAAACGGGTTGAGGCATCTCAAGAGCTGGAACGTAAAACGACTGAGCTTGAAATTGCGAAGAAAGAGGCAGAACGGAAACGTGTGGAAGCACAAGGTAACGCAGACAAACTATTGATCGAAGCAGAAGGTCAAGCCAAAGCAAATAAAGAGCTTCAACAATCACTTACAAGCCAACTTGTTCAATACGAAACGATTAAGAAGTGGGATGGTGTGCTGCCATATGTCAGTGGATCCAATACACCAATGATTCAGTTACCAACTGCAGCTGCAAAGACAGAAGAGGTAAAATAA
- a CDS encoding LysR family transcriptional regulator: protein MNLEQLEYVVEIAKTQSFSAASEHLHVTQSAISQSIHRLEKELGLILFERSRQGTHPTPEGKQFIAKALDILQRVDELKSLNVEASCLTGDLHVATFPSVMHYLVQTTADMKREHPLLNISIEEKGSMEIIEDIRNNKAHLGFIAIYTKQLREFDGLHFSPMYSGKLVVGTHHQSDLAKLNRVTPDQLKEHSLALYRDGFIEDFIKDFTYDYGALSILFKTNNSEAINTVLRNNIAASIGHDFSFYQNTLWKEGLVKMIEIASIDQPKMQIGFVQTESKEVAVAAERFAQKFRQAIELDYLKS, encoded by the coding sequence ATGAATCTGGAACAGCTTGAATATGTCGTTGAAATTGCCAAAACCCAATCGTTCTCCGCCGCTTCGGAGCACCTTCACGTTACCCAATCGGCCATCAGTCAGTCTATCCATCGTCTGGAAAAGGAGCTTGGCCTGATCCTGTTCGAACGTTCCCGTCAGGGGACCCACCCTACACCGGAGGGCAAACAGTTTATTGCCAAGGCACTGGACATTTTGCAGCGGGTTGATGAATTGAAATCGCTGAATGTGGAAGCATCCTGCCTGACAGGCGACCTGCATGTAGCGACTTTTCCCAGTGTCATGCACTATCTTGTCCAGACCACTGCCGATATGAAACGGGAGCATCCTCTACTGAACATTTCCATTGAAGAGAAAGGTTCCATGGAGATTATTGAAGATATCCGGAACAACAAGGCACACCTTGGCTTCATCGCCATCTACACGAAACAGCTGCGTGAATTCGACGGACTGCATTTCAGCCCAATGTATTCCGGTAAACTGGTTGTAGGCACCCATCACCAGTCTGATCTGGCCAAGCTGAATCGGGTGACGCCTGATCAACTGAAGGAGCATTCCCTTGCGCTGTACCGCGATGGCTTCATTGAAGATTTCATTAAGGATTTCACATACGATTATGGGGCATTATCCATCCTCTTCAAGACCAACAATTCGGAAGCGATCAACACGGTGCTTAGAAACAACATAGCAGCCAGCATCGGTCACGACTTCTCTTTCTACCAGAATACATTATGGAAAGAAGGTCTTGTGAAGATGATCGAGATTGCCTCCATCGACCAGCCCAAGATGCAAATCGGCTTCGTACAGACCGAGTCCAAGGAGGTTGCCGTAGCCGCAGAACGATTTGCCCAAAAGTTCAGACAGGCGATCGAGCTGGATTATTTGAAAAGTTAA